DNA from Candidatus Methylocalor cossyra:
GTGGCGGATTTCACCCTGGTGTTTCCATTATCGCCCCTGCAGTGCTCGCCTCGCCGAGGCCGGTGTCTTGTCCGAGGACGACCGGGTGGAGCTGATCGAGGGGGAGATCATCGACCTGGCGCCGATCGGCAGCAGGCATGCAGGCACGGTGGACGAATTGAATTACCTGATCGGTCGAGCACTGCCGATCGATTGCAGGCTGCGGGTGCAAAATCCCTTACGCCTGACGGGCGCCAATGAACCGCAGCCCGATCTCGCGATCGTACGGAATCGAAGTTACGCCGCCGCCCATCCCGGTCCCGGGGTCGTCACCTCCGGACCGATGTGCGCCATCCATGGCGCGCACGGTCTCTCCGGACAAGATCGGGGCACCGCCCGGACGGGTGCATTCCAGAACGGTGAGCACTTCGTCCGCCCGGCCGACCATGCCCACACCGCCGGAGTACTAGCGACCCGGTTGGAACATGAGATCAGGCTCGAGAGGCTGGGTAAAGCTTCCATGAGGCCGCGGCAGTTATGCCCCGGCCACAGGTGCGTGACGCGACCCACTGGTTATAAACCCATGCCGCTCCCCGGCGGACCATTTCCGCATTATGTCTACTGTGTCCGAAAAGACGCGTCCAACGGTACGGCCATAACGGTCCCTATCTATTACCTTGGCCATAACAGTTTTACCAAATACCAATGCGGACAGCTCTTGCTTTGCCCGACTTCCAGAGAAATGAGCTGATTCCGGGGTATCAATTTCCGCCAGCCTAACCTTAGTTTGATGATTGCTTTCATCGAGCACCGTAAGGGTATCACCGTCTGAAGTCCCGACGACCCGCCTGAATATATCCGATGCCTCTGCTGTGAAGGCCACAAGCGTCAGAAACAGCACCAGCGTCAAGGGACTTGTGACACTCTCAACCCGCTTTAGCGGGTTGAGAGTGTCACGCAAGACCTCCTGCACGTCGTCCCCGCAAGGAAGGCATCCCGAGCACCCACCCCCTACGCCACGAAGAGCTCCGGCAGCTCCGCTGGGATACGCGCTTCTCTCCGTATGTCTTCCTGTCCGAACGGGGCGCGCCCGTCTCCCCCGCCGACTTCTTAAGATGTTGACCCGCGTGGGCGAGGCTTCCGCGCTCTCCTTCCCCGTCCATCCACACATGCTCCGGCACGCGTGCGGCTTCAAGTTTGCCAACGACGGACACGACACGATGGCTATATAATGCTACATGGGACATAGGAATATTACGAACACGGTGATTTACACCAACTTGAGCAGGGAGACATCGTCGACTTTTCGATGATTCCCGGATGGTCGGCACCTTCTGGGAAGGCGCGATGTTGTAGCGGCCGCACATGAAGAGGCCCCGTCAAGCCTCCAACAACTCATCCCTCCAACAACTCATCGCTGCCGTCCGGCTCGGGCTCGCCTTCCCGGCCGGCCATTTCCAGTATTTCCAGAGCCCGGCTGGGGCTTCCGCCCTGAGCGCGCTCTGCGAAGAATTCCGCCGCGGCCTGCCGGACGGCTAGCTTTTCGGCGATAGCCACGTTGATGTAGGTATTTACGGAAACCCCCTCTTCCGTCGCGATTCGCTTCAATTGCTCGGCCAGCGAGGGCAACAGCCGCAAAGGAAAATTACTTTTGCGCATCGTTCAGTTCCTCCGACAAGCGGGACCATACGGCGCCAGGACCGCCGATGTTGAGTTTGAAGCGCCTCGCCGCCACGGCGAAGTCCCGAACGTTGTAGGTCACAATCCAATCGGCCCGGCCATTGACCGCGGCTTCCAGAACCATCTCATCGCCGGGATCGGTCAACTGCGGACGCCACAAATAGGACACTTCGACGGGGGTCACCACACCGGCCAAACCAGCCAAAAAATCGTCCACCAATTCAGTTTTGAGCAATCCCGTCGCCAACAGATGCTCCGGACGTTTCAGCACTGCCTCGTATTCCAGAAACAGGGGCACCGAAGCAAGAATTTCCACCTCTCGCTTCAACGCGGCTCTCATCCATGCCCTGGATGGGCCGGATTTGGACCGCAATGCAGCGACCAGAATGTTGGTGTCGAACACTACCCGCATGCCATGACAATATCACATTTGACGTGATATTGCAGGCAGAGTTCCCTGCCTTTTTCTGGAGTTATAGTCAAATCTGGACGGGCCGGCAAAAAGGCCGGCCAGAAGATTGGCGATAGGGCTACTGAAGGATGAAGTCGTGGCTTTCGGATAGAAGAAGCTCGGCTGGATCCGCCCGAAGACGAAGCTGACACATCAGGGTTGCCAGAAACGAAGGCCGTTTGGCTTGGCTCAAACACCCCGGCCGGCGCATCGCCAGATATTCAGGCCCAAGGCGGCGGACTGTCTGGAAAAGGACCGGGAGGCGCTGCTGGCCTTCTACGATTTCCCGGCCGAGCAATTGGATTCATCTGCGGACCACCTATCCGATCGAATCCACCTTTGCCACGGTGCGGCCCAGAACCACCAAGACCCGCGGCTGCGTCTTCCGGGAAAGCATCCTGGCCAGGGTCTTCATGCTGGCGAAAAGCGCCGAGCGGCACTGGCGAAAACTGAACGGAATCCCTTGCCTGGTTCAGGTCATCGAAGGCACCGTGTTCAAGGACGGAGTACGAGACGACGCCGAGAAAATCGCCGCTTGATCAGATCTCCATCCACAAAATTTGATCATTGCTCCGGCGCTTGGTGGGCGCGGTGCTGATGGAGCAACATGACGACTGGATTCAGGGAAAACGCGATAGGACCCTGGAGACCATGGCCGAAGTCGATGCGGGATCCGAACGGACTCCAGCGGCCTTGCCAAATTAACCACGAACCACCTGACCGGAAATTTACACCCCATTGGCGGGCGCTATCTCATCAATCAAACGATCTCAATGAGTTTTTCTCCGTTCCGAATCGCGGCAACGATCTCGGGTATCAGCGGCTCGTACCATCATCGCAATAGAGCTTGCTTGCAGGTGCTCCCGACGCGAATCCAGACGATGGGTGGTCCATTCGGATGTAGCGTGATCAGTGAAGCAAAGTCCTCGTCCTTGGCGACAATTCCAGCGCCCGACGTCGCGGCATGATCCCAAATGGCACCATCCTCCGCCTCCCCACGTCCGACATTATGCACGTGCTCGGCGTCAAACCCTTTCGCCGCGAGCATGCGGGCCAAGGCTGGCGGTCGCTGGGCATCGACAAGAGAACGCATCAGGCTATCCTGAGGACCGGATGGTCGGATTGGACTGCCGCATATTCCAGCGCCGCCGTGATGCCGTCATCTTCAAGGTACGGGTAATCCTGCAGGATCTCTTCCCTCGGCACACCCGCAGCGAGCAAAACCCAAAATGTCCTTGACGCGAATCCACATCCCACGGATGCACGGCCTGCCTCCATACTGAAGCGGATTCACGGTGATCCGGTTCAAATGATTCATTTCATCCCAGCCCCTTTTTCCGCGCCAGCACACCATCGGCTGGGCGTTTCTCGCTGCATGGTGCCGGATACAGTGCCGAAAGCACCTGCGCCAGCCGCCAGAAGCGCTGATCCCGCCCGGTGCGGTCCTCGACCAGAAAGCGCTTCAGGGCTTCGCTCCGCCCGGCAGCGAATAGGATTATGGCCTGATGCACCCGGTCGAGCGTGGTCTCTCCGATCTCCGTCACGGTCTTGTTATTCCATGCCGTGTCGTTACCATCGGTTTGCTCCTTGTCAAAGAGATACTGAGTGGGTTCGGAAACCGGCAGCAGTCGGGCGCTTTCTCCAGGGACCGGGACCACATGGTCCAGGTCTTCCAGATGCGCACCGAGGCCCTGGACGATCTTGTGTGCGGCGGCGTACTCGAGCATGAAGCCCCTCTTCGCGTTGGTGCCCTTGCGCTTGGTTTCCGCTTCCTCTGAGCGATGAAACCTTGTGCGAAGTCATTAGCGAAAAGGTAAGCTCCGGCGGAACATGGTTCCACAGGACCGGGATGGCTCTTCAGTTGGCTAATACTGTCAATTAGACGTATGGGGGGCTTGTAGGCATCCGACTAGCCTGCAGTTCCATCGGCAGACTGTTCCTGCCGCGAAGTCCCAAATCATCAGCAATGCTTGGCGGGTGAAAACGCCGTACGGGCTGCCTTGCGCCGTTCCAGTTCCTACTACGTGACCGTCAGGTTCCGTCCAGTTGGCAGCCGGTACAATCGGGCCGGCTGCCGTGGCCAAGTGGTCAGTAGCATCAGCAGCCGCGCATCGTCGGTCCTCCGCGCTTTTCCTGCAACTGCCGCCGCACCGATTTTACCCGGGCTAGATAGTCGCCGCAGGGGCAGGTGGTGGAGCCGCGGGCGACAGTGCCACGATCAACCTTGGAGGACGTGACGGCCTCGAGTAGGTTCACCGCGTTAATAGGGGATTGCCACCCACATTTGGCCTAGGGGAAGCCCATAGGTGGGCGGGAGGTTCAGCGAGGAACGTGAACAGTAGCGGTTTTTATACCTGAAGGGAAGCAACTAGGCCCTTTGATGCGCATAGGCTGTTGAGGGGCGCGTGATACCCTCCGCTCCGTCAGGCTATCAACCTGTTGCTAAGCAGTGCCGGAGTGATGGTTGTGCCTTGAGAAGGGGAGTTCGCGTGTCAGTACAGGGAAGGATTGCCGGATGAAGTGCGGAGCATTCCGAAGGCCTCGCAATGGTGCAACGCGCAGTGGGGAAATCGTGCGGATGCAATCTGGACGGGTTTTCTCCAGTGCGTAGCAGGTCCACATTGGCACGGGAGAACCGGATGGCTGGCGGGTGCTAGCCGGGATGGCCTTTGCGCGCAGAGGCTTCCGGTACGGTTCATGGGATCGGGCTGCTGAAGCGGGCCTGGGCTGGGAAGGTTAGATATTTAAAGATTAAAGAAGGTTAAAGATTACGGCGACAAAAAATTAAGCAGATTCAATGAATTGTTTAATGATCCCGCGCCCTATTCCTACTGAACGAGCCGATTTCCCTGAACACCAGGCTGAACCCGCGTGCTAAACCTACCGAAATGCAGGCATCCCGCGCCCTAAACCTACCGAGAATGGGCGGACCCGCGCCCTAAACCTACCGAGAACGGGCGGACCCGCGTCCTAAACCTACCAAGTGGCTGGATCCCGCCTGTGGATAACTTGCCTGCCGCGCCCTAAACCTACCGAAAGCCGCGCCCTAAACCTACTGAAAACCGGCCGACCCGCGCCCTAAACCTACCACGGCGATCTTGGCATCCTGGAGCCGCTTGTTGGCGGCTTTGATCTCCTTGACGAACTCCGAGGTGGGATACAAGCGATAGATCACTTCGACGATTTTCCCCCGCGCCGCGGTGATAGGATTTCTTTGCACCTCGCGAAGTACCCGCTTCGCTACGAGACTGGACAAGGCTTCTTCCACGTCGCGGATGTTGTCGCGCTCGCGATTGCGGTTCAACAGGCAACTGTCCCGTTTGATGGTGGTGTAGCGCATCTCGAAGGGATTGGCGGCAAGGCCGGCAAAGGTGAACTTGATCGTCAGTTGTTTGTGGAGCCAGCGCGCCAACTGCGATGAGAGGGTCATCATCACTTCGTAGTTGAATTGTCGGTAGGTGACCTGGTCGATGGATTGCGTCACCAATGGATGAAACTGAACCACCCAACGGGCATTGGGATCTTCTTTCAGCGTCCGGCGCGTTACCGCGGCCAGTGCCGGCAGGTAGCTGGCCTCGGCGAAAGATCCGGTGTCGCCGTCCGCGGTTCTTAGGACGATGCCCGCCCGACGGAGTATCAGAAGACTCTGAATGATCTCCTGGTAAGATCGAGCGTGATGACGTGCGGCCAATTCCTCGCGCAATTCGTATAGGGAGAATGCAACGCCGCTGCGGAACTTATCCGGTTCGAAGAAGCCCCGGTTTTGGCGGGTGGCTAGTTTCCGAAGCGCATCCTCAACCAGTTCCTCGTTGGCGCTAGGGTAATAATCCCGGGTAGTTCCGTCGGCGTCCTTGATCTTGGCCGGAAGGATCTCGGCGGTATAGGGTCGGCCGCGGTACTCGAAATTGAGCACGAGGACCGGCAAGGCGCCACTGGCGTCACGGCGCTTGTTCTGCTCTTGGCGGGAGACGGAATAGCGGGGGATGGAATCCCACAAGTCGATGGCATTGGAGAGCTTCTCCCGGTCGGCTTCGCTGCACAGAAACGAGCGGAACAGATCCAGTTGGCGGTTGTTGAACGGCGACAGAACCTTCAAGTCGGGGTTGTTTGGCTTGCGGGACACGTCGCTCTCCCTGAAAGACAAAAAGTCTTGCGAAGATCTTACGGGTTGCCCGTCTGCTTTGCAATTTTTTTGGTATACGATCAAAATGTCGAAAGTTCAGCGAAATGACGGCCACAAAGCTATGCCATCGGTCCAAAAGCGTCGGCATGCCCCGTTCCCCACCCCGGAAATCGGTATCGAGGAGATCGGTCAATTGGAAGAGAAGGCTTACGCGGTCATCGAAAGCCTTCGGGCCACGGCCTTTGCGCCCGGCCGCGAGAAACAGTTGGGCTTGCGATTCAGCATTACCGCTGCGGCGAATATGGTGGGGCGGTCAGCCACCGCGATCCGGGATGCGGAAAAGTCTGGACGTCTGCCCCCGCCGGCGGTGGATGAGCGCAACCGAAGAACGGGTTACACCCTGTCGGATATCAACCGGATGCGCGCTTATTTCGGGACCCTACCGTGGCGGGCGCCCGATGAAGAGCCCGTCATCCTGGCCATTCAGAACTTTAAAGGGGGGGTCGGTAAATCCACGATCGCTTGTCACACGGCGCAGTATCTCGCCTTACAAGGCTATCGAGTCTGCCTCATCGATTGCGATTCTCAGGCCAGCAGCACTACGATGTTCGGGCTGAACCCGGATCTGGACTTACACCAGGAGGATACCCTGCATCCCTTCCTGATGCTGGGGGGACAACAAACCCTGCAGTATGCTCTCCGCAAGACCTACTGGGATGGGATATGGCTGATTCCAGCAAACCTGGCGCTCTATAATGCGGAGTACGAGCTGGCCGCCCAAGTGCATGGCAATCCTTTGCTGTTTAATCGCCTTCGGGAGGGGATCGATACCGTGAAGGACGCCTTCGACGTGATCATCATCGATCCTCCCCCCGCCCTCGGGATGATCTCCTTGAGCGTCTTGAGGGCGGCCAACGCCATGATCATCCCCATTCCGCCTTCCACAGTGGATTTCAGTTCGACGACCCACTTTCTCTCCATGCTGCGGGAGGCCCTCGAGATCCTCGATAGCTACGGCATTCGCGCCCAATACAAGTTTCTTAAAGCGATCGCTAGCAAGGTTCAGGACAACAAATCGACCCACACGGAGATTTCCCGCTTGATGGCGGCGGTGTTTGGCGATTTCATGATCGATACCAAACTGAAGGACTCTGCGGAAATCGATAACGCCAACGCCAAACTCATGACGGTCTACGAGCTGCCGGCGCCGCAGACATCCCGGGAAACTTTCAATCGCTGCAAGGCCTACCTGAATGCCGCGAACCGCGAGATCGAGATCCTGATCCGCAAGACTTGGCCGAGTCATCATGAAGAGCTTCGCCAAATGGGCGTCATATGAAGTTTCCAATTGGAAATTTTCGCGTAATCGGTTGAATTGACTTATATTTTGGTGTGGCCATGGCCAAGGAAAAAGGTGGACGTACGGTATTCTTTGACCGAATCATCGATCAGGCGCGCGCCGCCCCGCAAGGGTCCCATCGGCGCCCCGGGCACCTCTCCGAGCAGGCATCCTCGCTGGCACAGATCGCGAGCGGCGAGATCATGTCCAAGACCTTGCTTTGGGTGGATCCGGCGCGGTGCAAGATATGGGACCGGCATAACCGTCGTTACGAGCTGCTCGACGAACGGCGTTGCGCGGATTTGATCGAAGGGTTCAAGGCGCAAGGGCGGCAAGAGTTCCCGGCGATCGTCCGCAAGCTCGAGGGCGACCCTGCGCACGATTACGAAGTGGTTTGCGGCGCGCGGCGGCACTGGACCGTCTCTTGGCTCCGCGCCCATAACTACCCACAGTTCAAATTCTTGATCGAGGTCCGGCAGCTTACCGACGAAGAAGCTTTCCGATTAAGCGATATCGAGAACCGGGACCGCCTTGACATCAGCGATTACGAACGGGCCCTGGACTACAAATCGGCGCTCGAACTCTATTACAAGCAACAAAAGCGGATGGCGGAGCGGCTGGAAGTTAGCGAGGGCTATTTGAGCAAATACTTGGATCTTGCGGCGATGCCGGAGCCGCTTCTCGCCTGCTACGCGGATATCACCCACATCCGGGTCCATCATTGGACCGCCATCAAGCCGCTCTTGAAAAGCCCTGGACAGCGGGAGGCCGTTTTACGAAAGGCGGCGGAGATCGCTGCTGAGCAGCGCGCCGCCGCTGCCCGCGGGGATCCGCCCATCGACGGAGCTAGAATCGTGCGGTTGCTCAAGGATGCGGCGAGTCCATCCACCCAAAGAAACGCTCGTATTCTTGGAGAATACCGCGCGGCGGCGACTGGCCACCGGCTTATGACGGTGGCCCGCGATGGCCGAAAGGGCTTCGTGTTCCGTCTAACTTTGGATGCCGGTGCATCGATGGAGGAGATGGTCGCGACTTTCCACACGGCCCTGCGCGAATACTGCGGGCTGAAGGAAGAGAGCGATACCGCCGATCCGTCCCGGGACAACTCGGCCTTCGAGCAGTAACGGCAGCCCCCCGCAGCTCGCCATTAGGGTATTTCCGACTTTGCTTCCTTCGCGCGGAAAACCGCCGATCCTGCGCTCCTTTTAAGTGAAAGGAATTTCGTTCCGCGCCACAGCCTTCGCTCGGCCTTCTCGAATCAAGCCGCATAGCCTTTAGAACAAGGCCCCGCTCGTTCCTTTTTCTCCCCCGACTCCCGAGTGGAATCGGGTGGCGCTGCACCGACAGGCCTATGCTCCCTTGCGCCGGGAAGCACCGTTTGGCAGCGCGATGTGCTGCACTGCCATCTTCGCGGTGGGGAGGGCGTACACGGCGCAGAAGGCGCGCGGGTGGATCGGGAAACGGGAAAGCTTCCTCCCTTCCCGAGATCTGCTGCGGGCGTCGGTGCGCTTCGACAAGCGCATCTACCGTCTCAAAGGATTCAACAGGGGTTCGGGGCGCATCGGCGCCACGCACCGACCGTCAGCGATCCCCACAGCGCGGCGCTTCCGAAGGCTATTCCCTGTCCAGGAGGGGTCACGGGGGACAGGGCGGACGGTAAGACGCCGGGCCCGACAAGTTGCATCTTGGAGACTTTCGGCCAGGCGTAAGCCTGGTTTTTTTGCCGATAGCGGCGCCTCTACTCCTCCACCCCCTCGCCCGGCGCGCGGTGGCGGCGGGTAGTCTCGCGGTGGCGGCGGGCTCGCTCCGCGGTGATGTAGCGGGAGGTGGTGGCGAGGCTGGCGTGGCCCAGGTTCTCCCGCACCGCTTCCAGCGGCACCCCGGCTTCCAGGGCGTGGCTGGCATAGCTGTGCCGGAGCCAGTGCCAGGTGACCCGGGCCAGGCGGGCGGCACCCTCGGGGTCGGTCCCGGCGAGGGCCTCGGCGGCGCTCCGCGCGAAGCCCACCAGGGCGCGGTGGAGCCCGGAGGCGGTCAAGCCGCCTTCGCCCCTGAGCTTCCCGATCAGCGGCACCGGCGGTCCCCCCGCCCCCGGGAGCGGCGCGCCCCTGGCCGCGAGTTCCCGGCCGATGGCCCGCAGTAACGCCTCCGACACCGGCACCTCGCGGGGCTTGTCCCCCTTGCCCCGCACCCGCAGCCACCAAAGATCCCCGTCGGCCAGGGTCTCCCGCACCAGGTCGGCGGTGGTCGCCCCCACCAGTTCCCCCAGCCGAAGCCCGGTCTCGTAGGCCAGGGTCAGCACGAAGGCCAAGCGCCGGAAGCGGCGGGCCTCGGCCTGGGTGGCAGCGGCCCGGGCGCAGCGGTCAGCGTGGCCGAGCAGGTACAGGACCGCCGATCGGGGCAGGACCCGCCGGGGCCGCTCCGGCACCGCCCGAGACTTGGGCAGGGCGTCGAAGGGATGGGCCTCCCAATAGCCCTGTTGCACCAGCCACGCGCCGAAGGCGGTGAGCACCGCCCGCGCCAAGCGCCGGCTGGCGGAGGACAGGGGCCGGCGCAACGGCCGCCAGGCCGGGCTGCCGCGCACCGCCCCCGGCGGGCCCACCCAGTCCGGGTGAGGACGGGCCAGGAACGCCAGGTAGGCGGCGGCATCCTCGGCGTCGGCGTCGGACAGGGCCTTGCCCCGCTCCTTGAGGCAAAACGCCCAGAACCGTTCCACTTCCCGCCGGTACTGGCGGCAGGTGCCGGGCCGGTCGGCGTAGAGGGCCAGCCACGCCTCGACGGCCTCGCGGTCGGTGTCGGCCGCGATCCGGCAGCGGCGCCGGCGCTCCCGGTGAGCGCCGTGGCGGCCGTCCAGCGCCTCACGGCCGGCATAGAGGGCCTCGATGGGGGTCGGGCGGGGTGCGTCGGCCGGGGCG
Protein-coding regions in this window:
- a CDS encoding Uma2 family endonuclease, with protein sequence MPGTCRSWRISPWCFHYRPCSARLAEAGVLSEDDRVELIEGEIIDLAPIGSRHAGTVDELNYLIGRALPIDCRLRVQNPLRLTGANEPQPDLAIVRNRSYAAAHPGPGVVTSGPMCAIHGAHGLSGQDRGTARTGAFQNGEHFVRPADHAHTAGVLATRLEHEIRLERLGKASMRPRQLCPGHRCVTRPTGYKPMPLPGGPFPHYVYCVRKDASNGTAITVPIYYLGHNSFTKYQCGQLLLCPTSREMS
- a CDS encoding AAA family ATPase; this translates as MSKVQRNDGHKAMPSVQKRRHAPFPTPEIGIEEIGQLEEKAYAVIESLRATAFAPGREKQLGLRFSITAAANMVGRSATAIRDAEKSGRLPPPAVDERNRRTGYTLSDINRMRAYFGTLPWRAPDEEPVILAIQNFKGGVGKSTIACHTAQYLALQGYRVCLIDCDSQASSTTMFGLNPDLDLHQEDTLHPFLMLGGQQTLQYALRKTYWDGIWLIPANLALYNAEYELAAQVHGNPLLFNRLREGIDTVKDAFDVIIIDPPPALGMISLSVLRAANAMIIPIPPSTVDFSSTTHFLSMLREALEILDSYGIRAQYKFLKAIASKVQDNKSTHTEISRLMAAVFGDFMIDTKLKDSAEIDNANAKLMTVYELPAPQTSRETFNRCKAYLNAANREIEILIRKTWPSHHEELRQMGVI
- a CDS encoding tyrosine-type recombinase/integrase, with translation MLTLAYETGLRLGELVGATTADLVRETLADGDLWWLRVRGKGDKPREVPVSEALLRAIGRELAARGAPLPGAGGPPVPLIGKLRGEGGLTASGLHRALVGFARSAAEALAGTDPEGAARLARVTWHWLRHSYASHALEAGVPLEAVRENLGHASLATTSRYITAERARRHRETTRRHRAPGEGVEE
- a CDS encoding toxin-antitoxin system HicB family antitoxin — encoded protein: MRKSNFPLRLLPSLAEQLKRIATEEGVSVNTYINVAIAEKLAVRQAAAEFFAERAQGGSPSRALEILEMAGREGEPEPDGSDELLEG
- a CDS encoding replication protein — translated: MSRKPNNPDLKVLSPFNNRQLDLFRSFLCSEADREKLSNAIDLWDSIPRYSVSRQEQNKRRDASGALPVLVLNFEYRGRPYTAEILPAKIKDADGTTRDYYPSANEELVEDALRKLATRQNRGFFEPDKFRSGVAFSLYELREELAARHHARSYQEIIQSLLILRRAGIVLRTADGDTGSFAEASYLPALAAVTRRTLKEDPNARWVVQFHPLVTQSIDQVTYRQFNYEVMMTLSSQLARWLHKQLTIKFTFAGLAANPFEMRYTTIKRDSCLLNRNRERDNIRDVEEALSSLVAKRVLREVQRNPITAARGKIVEVIYRLYPTSEFVKEIKAANKRLQDAKIAVVGLGRGSAGFQ
- a CDS encoding ParB/RepB/Spo0J family partition protein, which translates into the protein MAKEKGGRTVFFDRIIDQARAAPQGSHRRPGHLSEQASSLAQIASGEIMSKTLLWVDPARCKIWDRHNRRYELLDERRCADLIEGFKAQGRQEFPAIVRKLEGDPAHDYEVVCGARRHWTVSWLRAHNYPQFKFLIEVRQLTDEEAFRLSDIENRDRLDISDYERALDYKSALELYYKQQKRMAERLEVSEGYLSKYLDLAAMPEPLLACYADITHIRVHHWTAIKPLLKSPGQREAVLRKAAEIAAEQRAAAARGDPPIDGARIVRLLKDAASPSTQRNARILGEYRAAATGHRLMTVARDGRKGFVFRLTLDAGASMEEMVATFHTALREYCGLKEESDTADPSRDNSAFEQ
- a CDS encoding putative toxin-antitoxin system toxin component, PIN family translates to MRVVFDTNILVAALRSKSGPSRAWMRAALKREVEILASVPLFLEYEAVLKRPEHLLATGLLKTELVDDFLAGLAGVVTPVEVSYLWRPQLTDPGDEMVLEAAVNGRADWIVTYNVRDFAVAARRFKLNIGGPGAVWSRLSEELNDAQK
- a CDS encoding phage integrase family protein, whose protein sequence is MPLNPRETALVRGWIEGLPYPVLAKTYLDRDDALAARAEVRALLARLVRKARQLGQGALAELFAAPPEGDRAAWRVKAHRALDRLAAAPEPVPGPADPVALWFEPRLAEALAAAGLPRLADLQAARVAGGARWWRPYPGIGPAAAQAVEACLAALPAGLPAPRPTHPARPPSRPSMPAVRRWTAATALTGSAGAAAGSRPTPTARPSRRGWPSTPTGPAPAASTGGKWNGSGRFASRSGARPCPTPTPRMPPPTWRSWPVLTRTGWARRGRCAAARPGGRCAGPCPPPAGAWRGRCSPPSARGWCNRAIGRPIPSTPCPSLGRCRSGPGGSCPDRRSCTCSATLTAAPGPLPPRPRPAASGAWPSC
- a CDS encoding DUF5615 family PIN-like protein; the encoded protein is MRSLVDAQRPPALARMLAAKGFDAEHVHNVGRGEAEDGAIWDHAATSGAGIVAKDEDFASLITLHPNGPPIVWIRVGSTCKQALLR